Proteins from a single region of Deltaproteobacteria bacterium:
- the hisB gene encoding imidazoleglycerol-phosphate dehydratase HisB: protein MARSAKVVRKTKETDITVKLDVDGSGKAAIETGMPFFNHMLDAFSRHGFFNVEIQAKGDLEVDYHHTVEDVGLALGQAFKDALGDKQGIRRFGEASCPLDETLAKVVVDLSGRPYLSYNVKIRPGRVGDFDTDLPHEFYAAFANQLGMNLHIDVPRGENPHHIIEACFKAFARAMDLATQVDPRVEGVLSTKGSL from the coding sequence ATGGCACGGTCTGCGAAGGTAGTGCGAAAAACTAAAGAAACCGACATCACGGTCAAGCTCGATGTCGACGGCAGCGGCAAGGCGGCGATCGAGACCGGCATGCCGTTTTTCAATCACATGCTCGACGCCTTTAGCCGCCACGGCTTTTTCAACGTCGAGATCCAGGCCAAGGGCGATCTCGAAGTCGACTATCATCACACCGTCGAAGATGTCGGCTTGGCGCTGGGACAAGCGTTCAAAGACGCGTTGGGCGACAAGCAGGGCATCCGCCGCTTCGGCGAAGCGAGCTGTCCGCTGGACGAGACCTTGGCAAAAGTGGTGGTCGATCTGAGCGGCCGGCCTTATTTATCTTACAACGTAAAAATTCGGCCAGGCCGGGTGGGCGATTTCGACACCGACTTGCCGCACGAGTTTTACGCGGCGTTCGCCAATCAGTTGGGAATGAATCTCCATATTGACGTTCCCCGCGGCGAAAATCCCCATCACATCATTGAGGCCTGCTTCAAAGCGTTCGCCCGAGCGATGGATTTAGCCACTCAAGTTGATCCGCGCGTCGAAGGCGTGCTGTCGACTAAAGGAAGCCTGTAA